The DNA region ATAACTACACATGAAAAAGAATTGACTGAAGCAGGAAGTAAAGGTGAGCATTCATTTGGTGACAAACGGTTTTTGTGAGCTAATTTACGTCCACCTTTAGTTTTAAAGGgataaatatgtttattattttataattaacATTGTAACCATTAATAAGAAAATACATGCAACTgtaaaaaaagggggaaaagatGATAAATTATCACaaaggaataaaacaaaacttacaataactcacatttaagtcatttaatTGAAATCTTAGTAACGTTTATCAAACACGTTGCTTCGTGTGATTTCTCTCAGAGGCGTCGACTAATCAagaagctagctagctaactgtTGTATATTAACATTAAACTGGACGTTGCCTGTGAAGTAAATGCACAATGAAcctaaaacactgaaaaaacatgGTTTTATGGGGCATTAAGATAACGTAATAAGTAGTAATACATTACAATAATAGGCGTCTCAATGCTGACCAATAATTGTTTATTCAGCATTGGAACATAATGTTCCTATGCTGACAGGCTGACTTATTGATAAATAAATTGTTTTCTACCCAGGAGCCAAATAATGCACAATGAAACTAGGAACTGTGATATACCGCCATACACCTTGCTCCCTCTCTTGgaggattttattgaaaaataataaaaagataattAAAACCTTAGGGgggaaatatatatatatatatatatatatatatatatatatatatatatatatatatatatatatatttagctctggaaaaaaataagagacCACTGGAGTTTGGTCTGGCCATGACAGGGTCTTGATCTGGCTGTCCTTCATTCACGCCTTGATTGACTTTGCTGTGTGGTGTGGaacattgtcctgctggaacaacCAGTCCTCAGAGTTGGGGAACATTGTCAGAGCAGAAGGAAGCACGTTTTCTTCCAGGATAACCTTGTACATGACTTGATTTATGCGCCCTTCACAAAGACAAATCTGCCCAATTCCAGCCTTGCTGAAGCATCCCCAGATCATCACCGACCCTCCACCAAATTTCTCCAGGTCTCCATGTAACCATAAGACAACCAGGTGTTGGGCAAAGCTAAAAATTGGACTCATCAGAGAAGATGACCTTACTCTAGAACTCTGTGGTCCAGTCCTTATGCTCTTCTGCAAACATCAGTCTGGCTCTTCTTTGCTTTACATTGATGAAGGGCTTTTTTCTAGCTGTACACAGCCTGAGCCCTGTCCCTAGGAGTCTGTTCCAAACCGTTCTCGCGGTGCACTTCACCCCAGTCCCCATTCTTTATGTAGGTCACTTGATGTCATCCTACAGTTGCTGAGTGACATTCGAATGAGCTGACAGTCATCCTGGTTACTAGAGAGTAGTTTTCGCCCTCTGCCAGTCTATAGCTTTGTTGTCTCCAGGGTCTGCTGCCTGACCTTGTTCTCATGAACCATCTTAACTGCAGAAATTTTAAGGATGGAAGCAACCTGACCCTCACTGTATCCCTCTGCAAGTAAAGCCAGAATTGAACCATCTTTCCCTCACTCTCCACGCTTTAATTACTTTGTTGTAAATCATCATCAGAAGTTTGGTCATTGTAGACCTTGTGGACAAGAGGTCCAGTAAATTATGCAGGAAAGAATCATACAGAGCATAAAAGCATTTGCAGCATGAAATGGTAAATAAGCCTTAAAGTGCGCAAGTTTAATTGAGCAGTCCTTCTTACCATTTTCACAAGCTTGCCAATGTGAAATCTGAAAATCTTCTAGAGTCCGCCAAAAAACCCTTGTACAACCATAACACAAGACTTAAATATTGACCTTTCATTCATCATACTTTTGTTTCAAAAACAGAGAATTTCAATACAAACACAAGCTTTAATTTTAAgaaggggggctccaaggagaacagttgggaaccactgtgaCAGATGACTAAGACACTTTATCTCACAAACCTGTTCAATAGACTACCCAGTAGTTTCAATTTGGGAACCTATTGTATTTTAAGCATAACTTGTGTTTGTATGGTAAGctgttttgtgttgtattgtttttctATTGTAATAAGTTGCTCAGAGCTGTGTTGTTTTCTGTACTTTTGCACAAGGAAGGGTTCCCCTTCCTTGTGCAAAAGTATAGATATAGTATATCTAATGGAATCCCCATGGTTTATGctacaaaaattgaaaaagtttcATGCACTGATCACTAAGTCCACTTATTGAACTGCTCAGtgcaaatcagccaatcacatggcagcaactaatagtgttgtagtacttgaaaacagtcttggtcttgtctcgggcTTGCCGGACTCAGTatttccatcaagaccggtcgagaccagcactgattgCTATTCTTCAACTTCAATTAATAATTcaattaatgtgataataaagaGAAGCatttgctaaaacaacaaatagctccACCTGCAAAGACTCAGGCAAAGACTCGTCCATCTTATTTATAGTcaaaaatacctctgaacacttactttaggcctcgtttacctgacaaatctagatagacatctcattttcagatatttaaaatatttctggaCTTGTCTGTGGCTCTTAAATAcatacaagaagttagttgaacaaatttgttaagattagagatttttgcatgttgtgctttgaaagagttgcagacaccttgtttttatctgtcaaaatttcttaaaaagaaaactaaaattaaagagagaatgctctttagctgttcaaccttgtcatggttttttaaaattgatttttatggtcttggtctttgGCAAGTCTTGatctcggatagtgtggtcttgaagACAACACTAGCAACTATatatttaggcatgtagacgtgaACAGGGAGATGTCCTGAAGTTGAAACAGGGCATCTGGGTGAGgtacaaaaatggtttaagtggCTTCAAACATGCCATGGTTGTTGGCAGTCTGGTAGGATTTCATGTTGTTAACACTAAATTCTTACCCTGAGTGTCGAAGCAGACTTGAACCAAGAACCAAGCAACGATTTTAAGGCTTTTGTTCTCTATTTTTCCTGCTAAGTTTCCTGTTCTATCCTGACAGGAGTGACACCTGGTGTAGTCTTCCGATGTTTTCTTTTCccaccattctctgtaaaccctggAAATGGCTGTGTGTCAAAAACCAGATTACTtcttaaatcacctttcttccccattccaATGCTCGGTTTATCAGActgtcttgaccatgtctacttGCCTTTGTAGCTGCCAtgtaatttgatatttttgttaatgagcagttgaacagatGTACCTAATAGTGACTGGCAAGCATACATATAATGAAGACTCTTCAAGAATTAATAAAGCACAAGAGAAAAGtcagtctttaatttttctgttttatcctTCCTCCTTCAGGCAGATACAGTACAACAGATTCAACAAATCTCTTATCTTCATGTTTGTTCTAAAGTAGTTCAACAATTTGAAGCTGTGAAGCACATACAGGTGTTCAAGAGTCAATTACGCAGGCATAGACCTGATGACTACATGTCACAAAAGTACCTCGTCCCGCTTCAGCAGATCCTTCCATAAAAGAACagacaaatgttttctttatttcattttaaaggtaaTTTCTGATCCATAAAGTCTTAAACTGATCCAAGTCTGTCATTATCAGGTCGAATAGCCTAATTATTTGGTCTGAAGCATTCTGCTTCTGTTGACATGATCCTCGAAGACATGAGTGAAATATTCTTTTAAGAAGTGCCTTTGATTGGAAAAAAAGAGTTGCTCTAAGCTGATGATCCACTTTGTTCCTATGTGAAGGCCTCAGACTATGGTGAAAGATGGTGATCTTATGATCACGTGTAGCTGCTAGGTATCTCTACCTCTCATTCATACTGACACATTTCGAACACTCACTAACACACAGTAGCATTTACAACatagatgaaaaaataaacaaaaaagtaatcaaaGTAAAAAGTCATATGAATGGACATATAAACTTATTTTAGAGTACTTGCAgttgataaaattaaaaactaaaaaggtCAATGAATGTTTATGGCAGTTGGAGAACCTCAACCCTCTTTGTCCAGGATGGATTTCACATCAGTAAACACCTAAAAGGTAGAATATAGAAGAGTTTTATTAGGATTTCATCGGTTTACAACAGTCGAAAACTTGGcaatacaaatacaaaatatagCATCAAACTTAAGATGCCTCTTAATATATAAAAAGGCAATTGAATCATTAGGGacaagtatttgccccctttctgattcctgattttttttgcatatttatcacacttaaatgttttagatcatcaaaccaattttaatacatcacaaagacaacccaagtaaatacaaaatgcagtttctaaatgatgattttatttattaaagggggCTCAAAGGTAACACCCacacactgtccaacttgcaaaaaagGTTGTACTTATTTACAACGCTtcagtactagaccttcatcaggcaTCAGGTTTGCCTAATGAAGGTCTAGTACCGAAGcattgtaaataaatacatcctTTTTTGCAAGTTGGATAGTGTGCAGGTTTTACCTCTGAACTGTTTGCTGGATACCCTGCTCTCCGACGCACCTGTCCCGAGAAATAGATGTGCGAAGTAACCTTTTGATTtattaaagggggaaaaatgcaataactgaaatcaagtgtttgcgATAAGTGgggatgagtctttcacatctctatggaggaattttggcccactctgcttcacagaattgtttaaaCTCAGTCATATTGGAGGCTTTTTCAGAATGAACAGCCCGTTtgaggtcacaccacagcatctcagttggatttaagtacAGGCTTTGACTTAGCCAATCcaaaccttaattttttttttttgtagacattcagaggtggacttgttggtatgttttgggttgttgtcctgctgcaaaacccaagagcgcttgagcataagggcatgaactgatgccGGGACGTTCGCCTTCAgtattttctggtagacagcagaattcattgatccatcaatcacagcaagtggtccaggtcctgaagcagcaaagcagccccagaccatcacactaccatcaccatatttgactgttggcataatgttgtttttatcaaatgctgtgttatttttatgtcagatgtaacaggccgcacaccttccagaaagttcaacttttgcctcatcagtccacagaatatttctccaaaagtcttggggatcatcaagatattttttggcaaatgtgagatgagcctttgtgttcttttttttttctttttttgtcagcagtggttttggccttggaactctcccatggatgccatttttgcccagtgtctttcttatggttcagccatgaactctgaccttagcTGAGGCCAGTAAGGCCTacagttctttggatgttgttctgggttcttttgtgacctcctggatgagtcgtcagtGCACTCTTTAAGTAATTTTAGTTGGCTGACCGCTCCTGGGACGCTTCACCTCTGTTCACAGTTTTTggcatttgtggataatggctctgacagtggtttgctggagtcccaaagccttggaaatggctttgtaaccttttccagactgttATAGGTCTGGTCGAGCGGtccagttcagtttggtacGGCACGGTAcgcttttttcacttttccacagagcaaaagttggaaagggtcccaaaaaaaaaaaaaagacaggtagggtcccactttttggcacccttttataggggtaccaatcttacccaTCCctcccaaaaaggtggagccacacacacaacaaaagGGGTTTGCACTGGTCACGTCAGCGCATGACAAGACCGCTCAGCACTGGGCTGCAAAATACACAAGTGTCTGTGAGGAGCAgcgaaaacaggagaaaaacagactaatatctgcttaaatcggggatatttggactcaaaaGAGATCCACACTGTCTCCTAGTTAGTGGATACTGATATTTGGCCAGAAATCaaatttcctgatgtttatctggacctgattttaagtacacaaagcagagcctgaaggcacaAATAACCTTGGTCTATCGCttgatgtgaaactaaattaatgctgaagttttgtgaatacgaagcttTAGCTCAGTTGATACTCtgtactgtaactagttattcatctacttcttactttagtTAAGTTGTGAAAACATACCTCTGTGGCtgctaaacatttttttgtaaaactctGGGCTGcaaactattttaaaatgagatcagcacacccaggatttctgagttaatctagtttgattttaacaccagttaaacttttactttatttttttaatgtgttgaaTTCTCATGGTACAGCTCTAAGATTTTATATTATGTTGTATAAGCTGTTATAGACTCTTTATATTTGCATATTAACGTACCGACACGATTCAGAACATTTCTGTCCACGTatttcatcagctgaggatctttatTAACTGTGGTTAACAAAATtaagatgttgtttttttaagaagcACTTTGAgttgaaataaagctgtttaccgcttattccctactgatttctttCACTCATCCCTTCTacaactctgcagctggaccagcagactcgcgctgcatgtgacttcacattcatgcCTTTACATACCAACCACCAAATGTCTGTGGAAATGCAGACTATTTTGGTGTTTagtgtaccaaaccataccTTTTACAGTGGAAACACGGCTATATGTCtctgtgagatattaaaattggattgatgacctgaaacatttaagtttgataaatatgcaaaaaaaaatcaggaatcagaaagggggcaaatactttttcatggcactgtactTGTCACTTCATTATTGACATTCACTCACCTCTTCCATGGAGCGAGACGCGTCTACAGTGCGCACCTTGCCAATTCTGTCGTACAGTTCAATGATTGGTCGCGTGGACTGCAGGTAGGTTTGGATTCTGCATTGAAGAAAAATATGCCTTGTTAACAGGGTCAGATGACGCAGGGGACTTGAAGGAGACATAAATTAGGTCAAAAGCACACATGCAGGTATAAAACAGTCAGATAAATGGGTCACACAGATCTATACTGATCAGATATGCTTGATAAGGCAGAGTGGATCGATTCAGTACACCAAATGAGCAAAATGTACATCTTACCAGGTTTATTTACTGAATTTCAAGTTAAATATATGTCATGACACTTAACATAAGCCACAATCAACCAGCAAGTtcagataaacatcttatttttcatcatattttttcattcaggaacactcttgcCCTACATTTAACTGCTTTACTGCAAAATGTTTTACTTGGtgaagaaggctctgctcaaaagatgctccctgggttagccaagcagcatgctttgacgttccagggagcacaaacccccagatggatagatacatttatgacactGTGTACTGTATACAATTAAATAAGTAAACCTATGGTAGCAAGAATCTGAATATGtgagtgcaacaagctttatactataaaggagggggctggggtggaggaggttaagctttgccagcagcagcagcatggcgcagcagcattaatgcaagcagggattagtgagaagtacgtcaaaTTTAAACGAGCCCCTGTGTTgagaaaaagctgtgattggctgtgggagctgcgaggcgataattaggatcagctggccaccAGCTAATCAAGACTAGGTGTACAActtccatgtcctgcatgaactaatgctaagcttcatctGTTACGCTTTTTGAATGAGACTGAAACTCTTTATTCAATAAACTTTTCAGATGAATTTTCTTTCTGCACAGGTAGTTTTATTTCACTTATTACAAACAATtaaggttttgtttttgctaGTAGTTTCTTGGAATAAAGTGCTTTCAACGACTTGTAGGATAAACATGCCTTACATTAAGTTTAATAAGATATTTTAAGTTCAAGTATTATCAATTTATCTAGGCACaagtttttttcagtaataGTCAAAGACTACAGATAATACCTGAAGGGCCAACACTCagtacattaaaaatctgtgttaaaTTACTGCTTAagttgaatgttttattttgtgtgttcaCCTTTTCTCCAAACTTTCTCTGTTGTCATCTGTGCGCCCACTGCTCTTCCCTCTTTCTAGACATCGGTCAATGCATAcctaaggaaaaaagaaaaataattacaagCTCAGTTTAAAATCTCTCAGAGGATTTTCAGTTCTCtgtattcatgtttttacagcaaGAGGGATTAGAGCTCTTAGGTTTCCATGACGTACCGCATTACTGCAGTCAAAGAAAAGCACAAACTTGACGTCTGCTTTGCCATCCATGACGGTGTTCCAGCCCTCCAGGTTGTCCTCGTTACGGGGGAAACCGTCTATGAGGAAACGGAACTTTTTCTCATCTTTCTGCATGGTTTCTTCCATTGCCTTGGAAACAGGAAATACAGATCAAATACTCGTGCTTAAATGTATTCTTTAAAGAGCTGTTTATATGAGTGAGAGATCAGAACTCGAGACCAGACAGGAAGATCGTAAAATACAGTAACACACTAATTCTGAAAATACATATTAAAAACAACCCGTCACCTCTGTGCTTACATATTTCCAGCACCAACACTACAACAGTGTCAGTCATCAGCAATAATACACAGCAGGTGAGGCCTTGATTTCTACTGATAATGCCAGAATTTCAGAAACACTTTTTGACAACAATCTGATATACATTTAAGTTTCTATCCTGGAATAATCCCTGTTCATACTATAATCcctgaaaatacacaaaacatgGCTATACCTGCAGCACAACTGGTATATGGCTGCCATTGTAAACAGGTAGCCAAACATCTATTCTGCTGATGTTGGCTTAGTTGAaaaaacttcaataaaaaaTCAAGAAAGCAAAACAAGAGATAAActgctttttcttttactgaTGATTCTATTACTGTTATCCATGCTAAGTTATCTGCTGGTGGTCAAGACATATTACTTTTTTCTTGCAAGGGTAAAATACAATCAGGAAGTTAATGTTGGTGCCTATgttactgacaaaaaaatatttttttttccacaaaacacacacagaggattATCTCTtgtaatactaataataataataatatcttaaattaatatagcgcctttcaagaaacccaaggacgctttacaggaacacaagACAAGAAGACACAAACATTCTCAAAAGTTTCTGCTTTTAGGGAGTTTATAGACAGCAGAGTGGTGTGGACACAAGAGGCTTTTTCATGTATGTACTGCACTTTTGACAATGTCCCAACATTATTCAGTGGGCAGCATGCCTGCACCCAAACCCACACATTTTCAGAGGAACTTAATCTTAACTTTTTCTGCAAGCCTACTACTAAAACTTTTGCAAGAAGCAGGAGTGAGCCCATGTGTGAATATGTGAACATGGAAGGTGGCATGAACAACGTACTACCACTAATAAATGGGCAGATGATGACGTCAGCCATTGAAGAGTTTTCCCTTCTTTTTGCTCTTTACTTCTTGCCTCCCCTTCCTAATGGGCTACAAAGCCACCACCCCTTCATCCAACCCTAATTTGAGTATTTTGGATCATAAGAGTGAATTCAACACTGATTACCCCCCTCTATAAAATGCATGTTAGAAAGCTAAGTTCCTGAAAAGATCATGGCCTCAATGTCCTGAACTTATGCAGAAAATGCAAGTGTGGAAAGGGCTTAGGGGACGTGTaggaaatgtttcttttaagttttaacacaaaaatacattagTGCAGCTATTAATAGATCTCAGTTACAAGCATCTACCTCCTGGCATACTGATCAGGATCTGCCTCCTGCTATGAAAACACAAATCTGATTTTCAGCCTCTCATTTATGTTGTGCATACCTTCCTGAGTAAGTTGATAGTGATTTCCACAGGGACAATTTTGCCTTCTTTGATGTAGTTTGCAATGAGCTGTCCGAACTCAGACCCTTCCCTGGCTCGCTCCGCCCTCAGCAAGTCCCCAGCTGACAGATGGGTGTAGTTGTAGTTCTgagagacagaaacatttagattttatgTGAAAAGGTGATCTTTTGGGATAGAAATTTTCTGTGACAGTCAGACACTTTTACCAGTTTGCAGATTCCTTCTCAAGCTGTAaatctacattttaaaacagccCTTAAAGGTTGAGGACATTTCATTCATAGTCCAGGGAAAGGTCAGTCTTTATGCTCTGAATGAAAGGAGCCTCTATGCATAGCTGTCATTCAAGCTAAACCAGCATGTGAGGCAACGCAGCCAACACCCCGTAACATCCGTGAGCAGATGAAGTTTTAAAGTCTTTCTTAAAGAAGCTCTTTCTCAGACAAACTTACACTTCAAAGAATCCACAGGGGCGCCCAGCGGAGCTGCAGCTTCATGAGCTTTCATGAATCTGACTTTCAGAAAAACTTCAAAGCAGAATCCTCAAGAAGACTTCttgcttttcaaactttttgggTGGCTTATTAGAGATAAGGTCTTTCCAAATCCATACCGATTCTCCAACCGGTATATGACTTAAGTGTGAGAAAAGGATTGTTACAATTAGGGATGTCCCAATCAGCACTTTTGACTTCTGATacgattttttaatattgaatatctaCCCAGTCCGACACTCGTATTTACCAAGATTAAAgtttcaatgtttttgttgacaaaaataaCTTCAGTAAACAGATTAACTACTAGATGTGCTTATTCCACGTAACTTAGTGCAGGTGGCATTGCTGCAAAACACTTATAATCAAATTTCTACTCAGAATAGTGCAACagctttgttttactttaatatttaatcCAAAAATAAAGCTACTAAGCGCAGaatatgaatttaaaactgaactcaacaatacacacatttttaaagctaactTCTTTGCACCAGCCTCACTTTGATGTCCATCATTTTGTagacatattttcatttttcaaggTAGAAAAGATTTAAGATGTGTTACTAAAGAGAATAACTGAATATTCAATGATGTAAATTTGCAATACTTTTTCTAcatcatgttttaaaacattacaaattctgttttactttaatgATGGACTGTTTCAAGAAGTActggcatttttaaaaactacatcttATACAGCAGGTACTTCAGAGAGGAATGAATCCATTGGGTATTGCAGGCAAACACTGTCAGAATTGCACAAAACTTTTTCCATAACGAAACATTGACAAACTATATAATAAGATTGCCTGCAGTTTTTTGACGTGGATACAAGAAATTCTCTAATAGAGCGTGCTGAAGACTCCTAGTCAGCATTGACCAATTTGTGCTAGTATCATAGCTAGGTTTAATGCTAATGGTATtgttaaaactagggctgtcaagattctTTGTGTTGTGAAGATTAATTAATGTCCACAATACGGGCACTATATTattttaatcacgattaatcccTTGCTTTATTGGGCCATTTAGCACACTTTGTTCAGCCATGACATTGCCTCCCTGAAACAACAGAGATGCAAAATAAGACAATCACTGCCCCTTATTGTcccattttactttaaaaaaaaacttgcacacctcagtggacaagtcaacaGTCATCTGGACTTCATATTTCCTTTACAATCCATACTTTTTCtgtagttgagctcatgttaAAATCTTAGATCAACCTGTAAAagtaggtctgtatccaaacattAAGTCAATTACTCTACATCCAAAGTGACACAAAAGCAGTTTTGGTTCCAAAAAGTATCATTGTTTTTAAGAAGGGGGCATAATGGATGcaattaatcacgattaactacagaaatcctgagattaatagcgatttaaagttttaatcttttgacagccctagttataACCCTTACACAGTCACTGTTTGCCGACTGTTGAATGGACAAGTGCACTCCAGAATTACAATTGCATAACCTCACCTTTAGATAAGCCAATGATAAGGTTACAAAGTAGAGTAAATGGCAATAGTGTATCTCctgttagctttgtttgctCCATGTAAAGATAATTAGCAGGCGTTCATTTATTGTATGCATGCAGGCGTTTGACTGAATAACATTCATCACAGGGCTAAAATATATAGAATAAAGGAcataaatgtcagaaacagcTACTGACGAGATTCTAAACAATGTAGAATATGTGAAGCATGCCTCTCAACTCCTTAATGCCACAGTGTCTATTCATGTTAGCATATAAACTGAATATCCTGTGCGGCTaattagctagctagctgaccgGCTAACCCACACAGGTTCATTTTAGAGGACAACCAGAAGTCATTATCATCAAAGCATTAGCTTAAAGCGAAGTCCTGCTGATAAAAGAGGGGTTATGAACAAAAACTTAACACAATTTCCATCACTACAGGCTACATCCTCATACAATGACAGTACTTCTTATTGTCCTTCCTCTCGTACCTCCACAATCTTGGAGCACTGGGTCCCTTTGCCGGCGCCGGGCCCGcccagcacgaacacaacctgCGGCTTCATGATCGCGGATACCCGGTACAACAAGCTCGGCACCCTTTGTGACACGTAACCGAACAA from Cheilinus undulatus linkage group 13, ASM1832078v1, whole genome shotgun sequence includes:
- the cmpk gene encoding UMP-CMP kinase; its protein translation is MIGGLFGYVSQRVPSLLYRVSAIMKPQVVFVLGGPGAGKGTQCSKIVENYNYTHLSAGDLLRAERAREGSEFGQLIANYIKEGKIVPVEITINLLRKAMEETMQKDEKKFRFLIDGFPRNEDNLEGWNTVMDGKADVKFVLFFDCSNAVCIDRCLERGKSSGRTDDNRESLEKRIQTYLQSTRPIIELYDRIGKVRTVDASRSMEEVFTDVKSILDKEG